One Littorina saxatilis isolate snail1 linkage group LG11, US_GU_Lsax_2.0, whole genome shotgun sequence genomic window, CCGTCGCGCTTTGACCTAACATTGTACTTTTCTGGTAAAATTCAAGAAGAGTGTCCCAAATTTCaagaagctgttgcaaggttcCGCACTTGATAGACAGAGATAGCCGCCttcagagagtgtgtgtgtgtgtgtgtgtgtgtgtgtgtgttcaaggacagattgaaagaaaagttcagttcagttcagttttctctctctctctctctctctctctctctctctctctgtctctctctctctctcttcatattctctctctttctctgtctctctgtctctctctctctcttcatattctctctctctctgtctctctctctctcttcatattctctctctctctctctgtctctctctctgtctctgtctctctctatctctctctgtccctctctctctctctctctctctctctctctctctgttcataTGGACCTAACGCTATTAAGTATCATCCTTCAGTAAAATAAAGTTTTTGAGCCcgagttctttctctctccctacttctgtctctctatttatGATGCTTTTatcctcttcttctttctctctcttcccatGTCTCTTTTTGTTTGGTCCTTCTCTTTCCGTTGAGGCGTTCGTTTCTACTTATCAACCGCACCCAAACCTGGGAGATTAATTGCATAACCCAAAACAAAACTATTGAATAGGCTTAGTGAAAAAACGCCCATACAAGGTAAACTTAGTTTGAATGAGGTCATCAAAGAATTGCATCATCATAACAGTATGGCCACTTCAAAACGGCAGACAATTCCCGCTCTTCTGAGTATGGGTGTGGGGAAAACGGAACTGAATGAAGTGGTGCTCAGAAGCTTTACATAAAATACATTCATAAACGTATCATGCACTTCCCTTTTTGTCTGTACTGATACTCAGTAAGAGAAaaaaactgcacacacacacacacacacgcacacacatggacacacacacacgcacgcacacacacacacgcacacacacgcacgcacgcacgcacgcacgcacacacacacacacacacactacacacacacacacacacacacacacacacacacacttacaaacaaatacaaaacagcAAAACAGCTTAAGTCATGAAAAAGTAGCCTACCATTTAGCAAGGTGACCAAGGGGAGGGGATggtccatgtaaaagcctaaccaaatctgagacggtgaggctaactgttttcacgaggcgaaGTGAGCCTATATCAGATCTCGATTCATTCAAAACCAAGACTAACTCAAGTCTGGAAAACCTACACTCGAGTGATCGTATCTCCCGGAAGACGAATAACGCGAGAGGCGTGCAGGGGGAAGGAGGGGTGGTGGTGATTAGAAATATACGCTTAGCCTTGGGATCGAGGGAGTAGCTCGGGTGGATATTGCGGGGGTGGGGTGATGGATCATCAAAGCCACAGCAAGCAGAGACGAGTCTTAGTACATGACACACCTCATTCGTCatctggtttattattttacccTTGGGTAACTGTCTCAGGTGACCAAGCACCGGgtcatttgtttttctctcgaTGAAATTAATGTCTGAGGTTTCgatcaaagacacacacaccgacagacaccaataatctctctctctctctctctctctctctctctctctctctctctctctctctctctctggctttcTCCCGTTACCTTTTCTTTACAAGTTGCGTCTTATCCTCtcgaaaaaaaaaggaaataccTTTGACCTGTTACGTTTAAAATCATAGTGTTCGGCCCTTTCTGTGACATTACAGCCAGTCAGCCAACCATACATCTCTCTTATTTGATCAAGTCAAAAAGTGCTGCCTCCAGTAAGAAGGGACGTTACCCAGTCACCACGACTATTCATTCTTGAGCATGGAAGTTAAAAGCCGTCAGTTCAAAAAGTTGAAATACTCCCATCCTCTCTGCTTTGCCAAGAATCTGAACACTTCTGGTGATGAGACGCGGAGCGGgtgatggggaggggggtgtcgaCTCGAGGAGCGCCAAAAACGCTGCGATGCTTTGAGAAAATTAAGAACAGTTCTGCAGAATGATGTTTCGTGGCTGTagacaataacaaaacaaaacaaaaacgattCCATCGGCAAACGTGGCACTGTAATGTGTAAGAAATGTTCTTAAAACGTCAACTAGACTGAATGTCATCTATACAAGTTTCACAGaggacacacaaagacacaccgacagactctctctctctctccctctctctttaacaCCACTGGCTTTCTCCCGTTACCTTTTCTTTACAAGTTGCGGCACTGGCGAAGTATTACGTCCTCAAATGGTTCGGTAACAAGTCACGGCACAGCCTggcacactgacactgacaactCCCAGAACTTTTCACTCGGAGCAAAGCGAAACAGACAACTCCGTGTCAGCCGCAGCGACGAACTTTCACGTTTAGGTTGTCAGTGGTAACTCGCGAACTTCTAAATCCACACTTTTTACTCCCAAGAAAACACCAATCCTTCAAAACTCTCCAAAAAGATAAAGAATGCTACCACAGACACTCAACTTCCTGCGTATATATCTCCAGATACTTTTAACGACACACTTTGCAAGAAGAGAAGTCTTTGGGACAAGCCGGCAGAAGAATCGTAGCAGATGCAACCTAGTTTTCGTCAGCTTAGCACAAGCACTTCGGAAACAAGTATGTAGGTCACACTGCCTGCCACAAGTGCGAGGGGAGTAGAGATTTGCGGGGCGTTGGTGTTTGGAAACTTTGGTGCTACTCTCCGACCAATATTGGCAGCAAAGAGTCTGGAACTGAAGCGGCACAGCAGCAGCAACGTACGTAGGCAGCAACAGACAAACCGCTGCGGCAACTGGCAAGGCGGTACAGTACAGCTTGTAGAGAGCACACACGCCCAGATTCATATGCGCACGAACTGTGTATTCATTCGAGATTCTCAATGctcacagacatacaggcagacagactgactgactgacagacagccacacgcacgcacgcacgtacgcacgcacgcacgacgcacacacacacacacgcacacacacacacacacacggacagacacacacacacacacacacacacacacacacacacacacacaccgtacgtacacacacacacatacacacatacacacacacacacacacacacacacacacgtacggtacacacacactaacatacacatactcacaaacaacaacaacaccaacactgaAGAACAAAATGCCTGCGCCTGTACGTAGAGCAGCCCCACCCTCCCGATATCAGCCAACAGAACTGACTAAACTGTTGCGACGAACAGACCCCGAACACATGCGTGAAAAACATGAAAGGTGTAGATTGTTCCCTCAATGATGGACGGGTCGACATTTCAAGTGCAGATGGAACACGCCAGCAATTCATAACTCTCAGAttagaaacaaaattaattcctttgtgtgtgtgtgtgtgtgtgtgtgtgtgtgtgtgtgtgtgtgtgtgcagtcggtgtgtgtgtgtgtgtgtgtgtgtgtgtgtgtgtgagcgtgtgtgtctgtctgtctgtcagtctgtataCTCGCGTCGCATCGGTCGAGATATCTggacaaaaatgacaaaacctTACAAACGTCCGACTGCCCAAAAACGTTGAGGACAGATTTGCTAACTTGTTCCTAAAGCCTTAATTGTCCTCAAGTCATGCATTAacgatcaatcaatcattctatcaatcactcaatcaattaatcaaccatctctctctccctccctccgtctctccccctccctccatctctctctccctccctccgtctctccccctccctccatctctctctccctccctccatctctccctccctccctccatctctccctccctccgtctctccccctccctccatctctctccctccctccatctctctctccctccctccgtctctccccctccctccatctctctctccctccctccatctctccctccctccgtctctccccctccctccatctctctctccctccctccatctctctctccctccctccatctctctctccctccctcctctgtcagtctctcttttcCATCATCTCTTCCGTCATTTTGGTCGGTGCAAAAAAACGATATCACAACTGGACAAAACTTTTGGCATACAGAAAGTTCACAAGGAACTCGATCCCTTCCGGTCAGaacttaaaaacaagtcgcgtaaggcgaaattactacatttagtcagaGACATACATATATGTAccagatgattacccgcttcgccgggtaccggtgtaggatccggtccggtcccccctctgaagtagtcccccgggggaccaattcgtggcaaaaactgctctataatggtccccccttagacatccagcctcgttttcgaCTGGTCCCCCTGGGCGATTTtggtcccccccccctcgcatCCAAAATAGGCCCCCTCTCGAACTGGTCCCCCTCTTTTCTAACCAATGTAGAGCTATGTCAGTATTTATTTTAACTTTATTGTTCTAGTGTGTGCCAACTCAGTAGAAAACGTGACTCTggatctctctcactctctctctctctctttctcgccccccacactttctctcctccccccatctctcaaacacacacacacacattatgcacgcacgcacgcacgcacgcacgcacgcgtgcacactCAGTGGGTCAAGGTTACAGTGTCAAATCTAAACTTTTAAAACTGATTTAACTTCGTAGATTTGCCGTTCTATGTAGCCTATACTTTTGTTTTTTAGTGTGGGATGAGAAAACGGTCGCCACGCTTCTTGACACGTCAGGTGACTCGTGTCAAACATGCCTATAATAATAAGTACACGACATTCCAAATAATCCTCATGAGAGTCCAATGTGGAAATGGAAAGATCAAGTTTGCTTTTGAAATAAAGTTTTTCTTGTCAAAGAACGTAAATGTCTATTTCAGGTtttgctagagagagagagagatagagagtgagggggagagagagagagagagagagagagagagagagagagacagagagagagagaaagagagaatattGATTGACTTATTTATATATTGTTTGAAATTCTAGTAATATTTAATGTTCAGTATTCGGTACAACCATCtcataaacaaacagaaacaaaaagaacCAATGCAAAAAAACCACTGAAAGAAACCACTGAAAGAAACAAGaacacaaccaaacaaatatatctcacagtcacacacacaaaaataacaacaagcaCATAAatcggaaaaaaaagaaagaaaaaaatgtttctATGGCCCTGTGCTTTTGGGGACAATAAAGTTTTGtaacaataaagttaaaaataaatactgacaTAGCTCTACATTGGTTCGAGAGGGGGCCTATTTTGGATGCGAGGGGGGACCAAAATCGCCCAGGGGGACCAGtcgaaaacgaggctggatgtctaaggggggaccattatagagcagtttttgccacgaattggctcgccgggaagaagtagagccgaataccaggctgcgcctgggacccggctttgccacacggaggaagggagataatcgcggctgaaaacacgggagaagataaggaagagttagtggtagtggatcccgacaacaacaacaaaaaaaacaaaaaaatcggttcagcgcgcacagcgctgcgcgccgagagcacgtgttgaaatatctcatcgatgaggttgtgtccggggtgtagctgaataaggtgtccaaatttgaaaaagatccaccgagaactttggccgtgcatcgcgaacagacagacagacagacagacagacagacagacagacactagttgtatatatatagatgtctctgatttagtcaagctgtggaactcacagaatgaaactgaacgtagtccgccgctagtgcaaaaggcagtgaaagtgacgagcctgtttggcgcggtacggttgcgctgtgcttcatagcacgctttactgtacctctcttcgttttaactttctgagcgtgtttttaatccaaacatatcatatctatatgtttttggaatcaggaaccgacaagaaataagatgaaagtgtttttaaaacgatttcggaaatttaattttaatcataatttttatatttttaattttcagagcttgtttttaatccaaatataacatatgtatatgcttttggaatcagaacatgatgcagaataaaataaaagtaattttgaatcgttttataaaaaaataattttgattacaattttcagatttttaatgaccaaagtcattaattaatttgtaagcctccatgctgaaatgcaataccgaagtccggccttcgtcgaagattgcttggccaaaatatcaatcaatttgattgaaaattgagggtgtgacagtgccgcctcaacttttccaaaaagccggatatgacgtcataaaagacatttatcgaaaaaataaaaaaaacgtctggggatatcatacccaggaactctcatgtaaaatttaataaagaccggtccagtagtttactctgaatcgctctacacacacacacgcacagacacacacacacacacacacacacacacatacacaacgaccctcgtctcgactccccctctatgttaaaacatttagtcaaaacttgactaaatgtaatgacaaCACTGACGTTGCACACCGCAATGCACAACCGAAACCTCAAACTGGAGCAGAACGTTCGGCGGGGTTAGAACATTATAACCCTATCTATTTTGCTAGGTTTGCATGCGACTTATTCATGGCAGATTTCCAGGGTTGCGGCGTGGAGACTATACATGCATACGTTCAGGGCTCAAAGCCAGGTCTGGCAAAATCATTCTCCTGACTCAACTGTTCCAGTTACAGCTCTCGGCTCATTAAAATCGCGCCCGGAACAGTGGGGAAAACGTCAGTGAAAGAAATCTTCCACAAACCCTGGTAAAAGGAAAGAGAACAAAACGCATGCGCGGACATCATCGGAAGAAAAAGTCAGAGAAAAGCGCGGGGGACACACGTCAGTGACGGAAAGGAAAATGTGATcatacatgtttgtttgtttgtttgtttgtttgtttgtttgcttaacgcccagccgaccacgaagggccatatcagggcggtgctgctttgacatttaacgtgcgccacacacaagacagaagtcgcagcacaggcttcatgtctcacccagtcacattattctgacaccggaccaaccagtcctagcactaaccccacaatgccagacgccaggcggagcagccactagattgccaattttaacgtcttaggtatgacccggccggggtttgaacccacgacctcccgatcacggggcggacgccttacaacTAGGCCACCAATAATAATACAATAATACATGTGCGGACGGAGCTGACTTGTGAATCATCAGACTGACACAATGAATAGAATGATTGTGCTAAATGAGTGTACAAAGCACATGTTTCTGTGTTGAAGTACCGATTAGTCAAGCATCAGTGTCCGCTTTACTGCTTCCAGTTATTCTAGGCGTCCCCGAGGACGCCTGGTAATTGGGATCAAGTAAGTGTTGCCTATGTACAGGATAACTCTGCGATTGCCTATGGGACACTGCCACATTTACGTCTTGAGTTACTGCCCTTACTACTATCAAACCGAAACTTCGTCGATAGAGACATCACCTGGGCCAGGGGTGATAAATCTCTATCGACGGAGTTTCGGGCTGTTGTGCGTGCATAGTACCCGCGTCGGACACGGAGCCGTCTTGGAgcctctacttttttttttttttgagacaTCGCCTGCAAAAACTCCAGATACATTATTGTGTGATTCTAGGCGTCCccgaattgttgttgttgccatagTTTACGTTTAGAGCTACTGCCCATACGCCGAGGCCATGCAAAGGATTCTTTTAAGGCCAGGGGCTACACACGTCTGAAGTCAAAAATCGTGTTGTGTGTTCAAGTGGTCAGTTTTGAGATTTTGACATATGTATACCAAATAATCCTTTCTAATTCAGGTTCAACCGATGTTTTTCACATAAAACACTTATATTATGCAAAATAAAGGTGTTTCAAAACCAACTGtgtcaagaatttattttcattgTGTGTTGAAATGCCAAAAATGCATTTGTTTGACTGTTAGTTACGCCAAATTCTCCCAACCCCGTTCCGACATGACGTGACACATACCGTGGGATTCagcattctctcccctttcccgcTGTCATTCTCTCTGTGAATGAACTGGCCAGCACGCTAACTTCCATATAAAGAGGAACGCGTCACACGAGAGCTTGTGATTGGCCTAGATCGGTCACGTGACCAACTTTCACTTCGCTACGCCAACTTCCGGCATTTTGGAAATTGGTCATTGCTGTCCGAAGTTCATCGAAAATATCGGAAAACATGGATACAAACGCTCAAGATTTGCAAGATTTAGTGCCAGACAGGACTCCGCTTAATCGGGGAAAACGTTCACGCAAGCAGCAGTGCAAAGAAGCAGCCAAGGCTCGCTGGCAAGCGAAAAATGCTGACGAGAACACGATGACGATCGCTTGCTGATGACAACCTTTACCAGCTGAACAACCGTGTACTGCCAGACGAAAACTGGATGTTATGAAAGACTACGTTGCTGCAGCTGACGAAACGGACAGTGACAAAGAGCGGTGCTTCATTGAGTTGAAAAATTTGAAGTCTCTGTTTTCGGCGGTCGCTTGTGGCGAGTGTGGTGGGACCCTGTCGGTGTGCTTTGGTGACAAGATGGGATATTCAAGAGAAATAAGACTGGCTTGTGAGGTATGTAAACTCATTTTATAATTactatttttttgtattgtattattTTGCCTTGTTAGTTATTACCAGCTCTCCCAaactgagtctctctctcttggaatTTTTCTGATTGAGTTtcagttgtcactgtcagtgtgggGAAAAAAACTACATAATCTGAAAGCTGTAAGCCCTGATGATAATAGTATTACAAAGGAAATATATTAGTGATTATTATCAgtgctctttttctctcccactctctctttctctctctctcaaactctctcttgctctctagCTTTTTTGTTGTTACTAATCtaatttgttgtttttgtatttacCAGGATTGCACCTTCACGAAGCAGCAGCATTCATGTAGCCGACTTGATGGGAGCAACAACATTACTATGGGGTTTGACGTCAACAACTCCATTGTCATGTGCTTCAACGAGTTAGGATGTGGCGAGGCAGCTCTTCGGAAGTTCTCTGCCATCATGTCGATTCCAGGATTGTCGCACAACACCTATCGGCGTATCTCCAAGAAGGTGGGTGGTGCACACAGAGAGGTGACTGCAAATGTCTTGCAGGCAGCTGTTCAAGCTGTGCATGATGCCAATGCACATGGCGACCCGGACTTTGACAACGGTGACAACAGTGACGAAGATGGTGACGCAGAGTGTGCAGCTAATGATGGTGACAGCAGCGACTCTGCAAATGTTGACAGTGACGACGACAGTAGTCATAGTGGCTCTACTGCTAGCACAGCAAGAAGAGACAGTGATGATGAAGGTGAGGGTCGGCATTGATGGTTACATCGGTCACGAACATTTGCCAACAACTGTTGTTGGACATGCTGTTGAAAtagaatattttttcgacatgattaaTGGACACACTAACCCCGCTTACTTGCCTGCTAATGTTGTCAGTGACCAAGGCTTTCATTTGACTAATCTAGaagagggattgcatcaggcttTTGCTGTGTCAAACTACATCCTTGCAACATTTCAGGAATCGACCATTGCCATTCACGGTAACCTGGATAGTcagtgtttttatttgtttgattcccatgaaagaaacagaaatggcgaTCATTCTTCAGGTGGTGCTGCTGTTTTGATGTCATTTGATTCTTTTGCAGATTTGACTGTTTTTCTAGAAACACATTATCAATGCTTAaccaattaacacctgttcatttttCTTCAAGTTCTATCCAAACTTCTGCTAGTCAATGTGGACAGAACAAGCTTGGTTCATTCAAACCAGGTCATTCCAGTATGCCAACAGATTTTTGTACTTCAAATCCAGTCAGTACTGCTAGTACTATTAGTAttagtgacactgacagagatcaaaaagaaaaaacaaatcagCGCAAATGTACCACTTCATCTAAGACTCCTTTGAACATGAAAGGGAAATgtgccactgacagtgacaatgttgggattgaattgaacccacaacAGCCTAATTCTTTGTCAGACATTTTTGTTGAACAGGAAAGTATGTCTGTGTTTAACAATGGGCGGAACATGGAAGAAGCTTTTCTACATGCAAATAGTACTTACACTGAATTGAACATACAGGATGTTTGTGAACTTGAACAAAGTTATTTTCCTGGCTTGAGTATGGAGGACATTTCGGAACATATCTCACTTGAACACGCTTATTTCCCTGAGTCACGCACCAGTCATTCATGTGGAAATGTTTCTATGATACACACAGCAACAGCTGAAAATGAAATTGATGCTGATGACAACTGTCATGCTCGTGCTGATGTTGACATCAACCTTGGACTTGAACCTGaacacaatttttgtttttcgcaAAGAGCACATGCtatcagg contains:
- the LOC138979873 gene encoding uncharacterized protein, encoding MKDYVAAADETDSDKERCFIELKNLKSLFSAVACGECGGTLSVCFGDKMGYSREIRLACEDCTFTKQQHSCSRLDGSNNITMGFDVNNSIVMCFNELGCGEAALRKFSAIMSIPGLSHNTYRRISKKVGGAHREVTANVLQAAVQAVHDANAHGDPDFDNGDNSDEDGDAECAANDGDSSDSANVDSDDDSSHSGSTASTARRDSDDEGEGRH